A region from the Rheinheimera mangrovi genome encodes:
- the fldA gene encoding flavodoxin FldA, producing the protein MATVGIFFGSDTGNTEHIAKMIQKELGKHLFDVMDIAKSTKEQIAGYDLLLLGIPTWYYGEAQCDWDDFFPELENIDFNNKLVAIFGCGDQEDYAEYFLDAMGTLRDIIEPKGAIIVGHWPTKGYNFVASKALADNDHFVGLGIDEDRQPELTEQRVKQWCKQIYDELSLKELENL; encoded by the coding sequence ATGGCAACTGTAGGTATATTTTTTGGTAGCGATACAGGTAACACTGAACATATCGCAAAAATGATTCAAAAAGAGCTGGGCAAGCATTTGTTTGATGTGATGGATATTGCCAAAAGCACAAAAGAACAAATTGCCGGTTATGATTTGTTGCTGTTAGGCATTCCAACCTGGTATTACGGTGAAGCCCAATGTGATTGGGACGACTTCTTCCCAGAGCTGGAAAATATCGACTTTAACAACAAGTTAGTAGCGATTTTTGGCTGTGGTGATCAGGAAGATTACGCCGAATATTTTCTGGATGCTATGGGCACCCTACGCGATATTATCGAACCTAAAGGCGCCATCATTGTTGGTCACTGGCCAACCAAAGGCTACAACTTTGTCGCTTCCAAAGCACTGGCAGACAACGATCATTTTGTCGGTTTAGGCATAGACGAAGACCGTCAGCCAGAACTGACGGAACAACGTGTCAAACAATGGTGTAAGCAGATTTATGATGAACTGAGCTTAAAAGAGCTCGAGAATCTGTAA
- a CDS encoding ADP-ribosylglycohydrolase family protein: MSDPVLKSKALGLMYGLLAGEVLGSAVEGLEQNEREERLGLDLSEILLQNPWQTLSGQPTDSGELAVLLCRLLAHYGEYQEDGAWQAYEYWLRTEPFSVPDELKRALLSEPDEESCATTALARVGAVALMVPYQSLPQLAAWAMADTALTHPNMLCQQVSGLYVMALGHVLENDCSADELYQLIKDWASQLKVDKRIIRTIDQALFMPPTDAEMCDTTVLVCFQNAIWQLLYAQDYLDGMLDTLKRGGDTANNAAVAGALLGACYGVAEVPELLRNAITHCRPLKGQFGVRQPRPECCWANEVEYLTEQILTGTKKPA; the protein is encoded by the coding sequence ATGAGCGATCCGGTGCTCAAATCCAAAGCCCTTGGTTTGATGTATGGCTTATTGGCAGGAGAGGTTTTAGGCTCCGCCGTTGAAGGTCTTGAGCAAAATGAACGTGAAGAGCGGCTAGGCCTTGATCTGAGTGAAATTTTATTGCAAAACCCCTGGCAGACCTTGTCAGGTCAACCGACCGACAGCGGTGAGCTTGCTGTGTTGCTCTGTCGATTGTTAGCGCATTATGGTGAGTACCAGGAAGACGGGGCCTGGCAAGCTTATGAATACTGGCTCAGAACTGAACCCTTTTCTGTACCAGATGAATTAAAGCGCGCTTTGTTGAGTGAACCGGACGAAGAGTCTTGTGCTACTACTGCTTTAGCTCGCGTAGGTGCTGTGGCTTTGATGGTGCCTTATCAGTCTTTACCCCAGTTAGCGGCCTGGGCTATGGCTGATACCGCGTTAACTCATCCCAATATGTTGTGCCAGCAAGTCAGTGGTTTGTATGTGATGGCACTTGGTCATGTGCTGGAAAACGATTGTAGTGCTGATGAGTTATACCAATTGATCAAAGACTGGGCGTCACAGCTGAAAGTGGACAAACGCATTATACGTACTATTGATCAGGCGCTGTTTATGCCTCCGACTGATGCCGAAATGTGTGATACAACTGTTTTGGTGTGTTTTCAAAACGCTATCTGGCAGCTGTTGTATGCCCAGGATTATCTGGATGGCATGCTGGATACTCTGAAAAGAGGCGGAGATACCGCCAACAATGCGGCAGTAGCCGGCGCTTTACTCGGCGCTTGTTATGGTGTGGCTGAAGTGCCTGAATTGCTTCGAAATGCCATTACTCATTGCAGGCCGCTCAAAGGCCAGTTTGGTGTGCGCCAACCAAGGCCTGAGTGCTGCTGGGCCAATGAAGTGGAGTATTTAACAGAACAGATTTTAACAGGCACAAAAAAACCGGCATAG
- a CDS encoding DUF2788 domain-containing protein has product MNIEQFETLGLFLGVGALYLFIVMAIWDVLKKSNAPRFGKIFVWLVLFLSPAAFLAKVIFEFFVE; this is encoded by the coding sequence ATGAATATTGAGCAGTTTGAGACTCTGGGTCTTTTTCTGGGTGTAGGTGCCCTGTATCTGTTTATTGTGATGGCCATTTGGGATGTACTGAAAAAAAGTAACGCCCCTCGTTTTGGCAAAATTTTTGTGTGGTTAGTGCTGTTTTTATCACCAGCAGCTTTTTTAGCTAAAGTGATTTTTGAGTTTTTTGTCGAATAA
- the ybfE gene encoding LexA regulated protein, which produces MAKIATDRTTIDLFAHEKRPGRPRTNPLPREEQLKLNKRNQIKRDRSKGLKRIECKVSEQLYEQLSLSAEQQNMTRSAYIEWVLEQALTR; this is translated from the coding sequence ATGGCTAAAATAGCCACAGATCGCACAACAATAGATTTGTTTGCGCATGAAAAACGTCCCGGCCGGCCAAGGACCAACCCTTTGCCACGGGAAGAACAGCTCAAGCTGAACAAGCGCAATCAAATCAAACGCGATCGAAGTAAAGGTTTAAAGCGTATAGAGTGCAAAGTGTCTGAACAGTTGTATGAACAGCTGAGTTTGTCTGCAGAGCAACAGAATATGACACGTAGCGCCTATATAGAATGGGTTTTAGAACAAGCGTTGACCAGGTAG
- a CDS encoding alpha/beta fold hydrolase translates to MILHTEITGQGQAIVLIHGLFGSYENLGVIARALAGHWQVVNLDMRNHGRSDWQDTMSYALMAEDIKDTLDHLGLDKVALLGHSMGGKISMEFALRYPQRVNKLILADISPVQNRPRHLEILSALDSIDLSNLQSRQQADQQLALSIAETGVRQFLLKSLYKEDERFRWRFNIKALIANYQQLLEAPPSKGPYTGPTLFIKGAESDYLLPEHQSLIQQLFPQSKAKVIMGTGHWLHAEKPVAFAKIVTDFLLS, encoded by the coding sequence ATGATATTACATACCGAGATCACAGGCCAAGGTCAAGCTATTGTATTGATCCACGGCCTTTTTGGTAGTTACGAGAACCTCGGCGTGATTGCCCGTGCTTTGGCAGGACATTGGCAAGTGGTCAATCTGGACATGCGTAATCATGGTCGCTCTGATTGGCAAGATACCATGTCCTATGCGTTGATGGCAGAGGATATCAAAGATACTCTCGATCATTTAGGTTTGGATAAGGTGGCATTATTAGGGCATTCGATGGGGGGCAAAATTTCGATGGAATTTGCATTACGCTATCCTCAGCGTGTGAATAAATTGATTTTGGCCGATATATCGCCAGTGCAAAACAGGCCACGCCACCTTGAAATATTGTCCGCGCTGGACAGTATCGATCTGAGCAATTTACAAAGCAGGCAACAAGCAGATCAGCAGTTAGCTTTGTCTATAGCCGAAACCGGAGTACGGCAGTTTTTGCTCAAAAGCTTATATAAAGAAGATGAACGATTCCGCTGGCGCTTTAATATTAAAGCTCTGATCGCTAATTATCAGCAGTTGTTAGAGGCTCCACCAAGCAAAGGCCCCTACACAGGCCCAACGCTTTTTATTAAAGGCGCAGAATCGGATTATCTGTTGCCAGAGCATCAAAGCCTGATCCAGCAATTGTTTCCACAGAGTAAAGCAAAAGTCATTATGGGCACAGGACATTGGTTGCACGCCGAAAAACCTGTAGCTTTTGCAAAAATTGTCACAGACTTTTTATTGAGTTAA
- the ppsA gene encoding phosphoenolpyruvate synthase, translated as MQEFVVWYQDLGMHDVPRVGGKNASLGEMISNLANAGVQVPGGFATTAYAFNQFLEQSGLNERIYQLLDGLNVDDVTALAKAGAQIRQWVIDTPFQPEFEQAIQTSYQQLQQGCAEDVSFAVRSSATAEDMPDASFAGQQETFLNVRGYAHVIEAIKHVFASLFNDRAISYRVHQGYDHRGVALSAGVQRMVRSDLSASGVMFSIDTESGFEDVVFVTSSYGLGEMVVQGAVNPDEFYVHKPTVMAGRPAVVRRNLGSKLLQMVYSKDLSHGKQVVIEDVPVANRQQFSLTDAEVQELAKQAIIIEKHYGRAMDIEWAKDGQDGKLYIVQARPETVRSREDSNEMERFQLQGTAPIVAEGRAIGHKIGSGKAKVLASIADMDQIQPGDVLVTDMTDPDWEPIMKRASAIVTNRGGRTCHAAIIARELGIPAVVGCGDATKKIKNGQDVTVSCAEGDTGFVYEGILGFDVMTSRVDQMPALKMKIMMNVGNPERAFSFAKLPHAGIGLARLEFIINRMIGVHPKALLNFDAQTDELKATISQMMAGYSSPVEFYVGKLVEGISTLAAAFSPERVIVRMSDFKSNEYANLVGGRQYEPHEENPMIGFRGASRYISEDFRECFAMECEALKRVRNEMGFTNVEVMIPFVRTLEEAKAVIELLEAHGLKRGDNGLKVIMMCELPSNCLLAEEFLEYFDGFSIGSNDLTQLTLGLDRDSGLIAHLFDERNPAIKKLLSMAIQTAKAKGKYVGICGQGPSDHEDFAAWLMDQGIDSVSLNPDTVLETWLYLAEKYGQ; from the coding sequence GTGCAAGAATTCGTTGTTTGGTACCAGGACCTGGGCATGCACGACGTTCCTCGCGTCGGTGGGAAAAATGCTTCATTGGGTGAAATGATCAGCAACCTGGCAAATGCAGGGGTGCAAGTCCCTGGTGGTTTTGCCACAACTGCTTATGCCTTTAATCAATTTCTTGAACAGAGTGGTCTTAACGAGCGTATTTATCAACTGCTGGATGGCTTAAACGTTGATGATGTAACTGCTCTGGCTAAAGCTGGTGCTCAAATTCGCCAATGGGTGATTGATACTCCTTTTCAGCCTGAATTTGAACAAGCTATCCAAACCTCTTATCAACAATTGCAACAAGGCTGTGCTGAAGATGTCTCCTTTGCCGTGCGTTCATCTGCCACAGCAGAAGATATGCCAGACGCTTCTTTTGCAGGCCAACAGGAAACCTTTTTAAACGTTCGTGGTTATGCGCATGTGATTGAAGCCATTAAACATGTTTTTGCGTCACTATTTAACGACCGTGCTATTTCCTACCGTGTGCATCAGGGCTACGACCATCGTGGTGTAGCTTTGTCTGCTGGTGTACAGCGTATGGTGCGGTCAGACTTATCCGCATCGGGCGTGATGTTTAGTATTGACACTGAATCCGGTTTTGAAGATGTAGTTTTTGTTACCTCGTCTTACGGTTTAGGTGAAATGGTGGTGCAGGGCGCGGTAAACCCTGACGAGTTTTATGTACATAAGCCGACGGTGATGGCCGGTCGTCCTGCGGTGGTGCGGCGTAATTTGGGCAGCAAACTGTTACAGATGGTGTACTCAAAAGATCTGAGCCACGGTAAACAGGTCGTTATTGAAGACGTACCCGTCGCGAATCGCCAACAGTTTTCTTTAACAGACGCTGAAGTGCAGGAGCTGGCAAAACAGGCCATTATCATCGAAAAACACTATGGCCGCGCTATGGATATCGAATGGGCCAAAGATGGTCAGGACGGTAAGTTATATATAGTTCAGGCTCGTCCTGAAACAGTGCGTAGCCGCGAAGACAGTAATGAAATGGAGCGCTTCCAGCTGCAAGGCACAGCGCCAATCGTGGCTGAAGGTCGCGCCATTGGCCATAAAATTGGTTCAGGCAAAGCGAAAGTGCTGGCCAGCATAGCGGATATGGACCAAATCCAACCGGGTGATGTGTTAGTCACCGACATGACAGACCCAGACTGGGAACCTATCATGAAACGCGCTTCTGCTATTGTCACCAACCGTGGAGGCCGTACTTGCCACGCAGCGATTATCGCGCGTGAATTGGGTATTCCGGCAGTGGTGGGTTGTGGTGATGCCACTAAAAAAATTAAAAATGGTCAGGATGTGACAGTGTCCTGTGCAGAAGGCGACACAGGTTTTGTCTACGAAGGTATTTTAGGTTTTGACGTGATGACCTCTCGTGTTGACCAGATGCCTGCGCTTAAGATGAAAATCATGATGAACGTGGGTAACCCTGAACGTGCATTTTCTTTTGCTAAGTTACCCCACGCTGGTATTGGTTTGGCTCGTCTGGAATTTATCATCAACCGTATGATTGGTGTGCATCCAAAGGCCTTGCTGAACTTTGATGCTCAAACCGACGAGCTTAAAGCGACCATCAGTCAGATGATGGCCGGTTACAGTTCGCCAGTTGAGTTCTATGTTGGTAAGCTGGTGGAAGGTATTTCAACGCTGGCAGCAGCCTTCTCGCCAGAGCGGGTGATAGTGAGGATGTCCGACTTCAAGTCGAATGAATACGCTAATCTGGTGGGTGGTCGTCAGTATGAACCACACGAAGAAAACCCTATGATTGGTTTCCGTGGTGCATCACGTTATATCTCTGAAGATTTCCGTGAATGTTTTGCTATGGAATGTGAAGCCTTAAAGCGGGTTCGTAATGAGATGGGCTTTACTAATGTTGAAGTGATGATCCCATTCGTCCGTACATTGGAAGAAGCGAAAGCTGTGATTGAACTGCTGGAAGCACATGGTCTGAAACGCGGTGATAATGGCTTAAAAGTTATTATGATGTGCGAGCTGCCATCGAACTGCTTATTGGCAGAGGAGTTCCTAGAGTACTTTGATGGTTTCTCCATAGGCTCAAACGACTTAACCCAGCTGACTTTAGGTCTGGATCGCGACAGTGGCTTAATTGCTCATCTGTTTGATGAACGTAACCCGGCAATTAAAAAGCTGTTGTCTATGGCGATTCAAACCGCGAAAGCCAAAGGCAAATACGTGGGTATTTGTGGTCAGGGCCCTTCAGATCACGAAGATTTCGCGGCATGGCTGATGGATCAAGGCATCGATTCAGTGTCATTAAACCCTGATACAGTATTGGAAACCTGGCTCTATCTGGCAGAAAAATACGGTCAGTAA
- the fur gene encoding ferric iron uptake transcriptional regulator, with protein sequence MSDHNTELRKAGLKVTLPRVKILDILQDPNHQHISAEDVYKILLELGEDIGLATVYRVLNQFDDAGIVSRHHFEGGKSVFELSRMDHHDHLVCLNCGKVIEFEDDDIERKQLEISEKNGIKLTHHSLYLYGECVDKKSCEETRNSK encoded by the coding sequence ATGTCAGATCATAATACCGAATTACGTAAAGCAGGCCTCAAAGTTACCCTGCCACGAGTGAAAATCCTCGATATTTTGCAAGATCCTAATCATCAGCATATCAGCGCTGAAGACGTGTATAAGATTTTGCTCGAATTAGGCGAAGATATTGGTCTGGCGACTGTATACCGTGTATTAAACCAATTTGATGATGCAGGTATAGTGTCCCGCCACCATTTTGAAGGTGGCAAATCGGTGTTTGAATTAAGCCGTATGGATCACCACGATCATCTGGTGTGCTTAAACTGCGGTAAAGTCATTGAGTTTGAAGATGATGATATCGAACGTAAGCAACTGGAAATTTCTGAGAAAAATGGCATTAAATTAACTCACCACAGCTTGTATCTGTATGGTGAGTGCGTGGATAAAAAGTCCTGCGAAGAAACCCGTAACAGCAAATAA
- a CDS encoding DUF4442 domain-containing protein — translation MRWAFNPAVMRHLLNLWPPFFFTGIKVVELSLDYRWCKVELKNRPWTRNINSSQFGGSMFAMTDPIYPLMLMGALGKEYMVWDKQADINYITPGRGKLTAEFLLTDSELEHIKHQTEAGDKFFPDFVVHVKDSKGELVCEVKRKVYIRKKPKYRVPSQ, via the coding sequence ATGCGTTGGGCGTTTAATCCGGCCGTGATGCGGCATTTATTAAATTTGTGGCCACCATTTTTTTTCACAGGCATTAAGGTGGTGGAGTTGTCGCTGGACTATAGATGGTGCAAGGTAGAGCTGAAAAACCGGCCCTGGACGCGCAATATCAATAGCAGCCAGTTTGGGGGTTCTATGTTTGCGATGACTGATCCTATTTATCCTTTAATGTTGATGGGGGCTTTGGGCAAAGAATATATGGTGTGGGATAAGCAGGCCGATATTAACTACATCACACCAGGCCGCGGTAAGTTAACTGCTGAATTTTTGCTGACGGATAGCGAACTTGAGCACATCAAACATCAAACCGAAGCAGGGGATAAGTTTTTCCCTGATTTTGTCGTGCATGTTAAAGACAGTAAAGGTGAGTTGGTGTGCGAGGTTAAACGTAAAGTATATATTCGGAAAAAGCCTAAATATCGCGTTCCATCTCAATAA